One Coprococcus phoceensis DNA window includes the following coding sequences:
- a CDS encoding PspC domain-containing protein — translation MNKLYRIRKGKIFFGVCGGLAKCFNVDAKIVRLLFTVTVFVFPKIIIAYIILMIVIPKEVKIR, via the coding sequence ATGAATAAACTATATAGAATAAGAAAAGGGAAAATCTTTTTTGGGGTTTGTGGTGGTTTAGCAAAGTGTTTTAATGTAGACGCTAAAATAGTAAGATTACTATTTACTGTAACGGTTTTTGTTTTTCCAAAAATCATTATTGCATATATCATTCTTATGATTGTTATACCTAAGGAGGTTAAAATACGTTAA
- a CDS encoding conjugal transfer protein translates to MFKKNKKQTETIKEKKVRTVKVGTHQKTVIALWVVLIASVSFGVYKNFTAIDQHTTHEKEIIELRLQDTSGIENFVKNFAKSYYTWNNSKEAIEARTQAISGYLTEELQDLNVDTIRTDIPTSSTVTDVIVWNIEQSGTDTFSATYEVDQQIKEGEQTTAVKATYTVKVHVDADGDMVIIQNPTLAPAIKKSDYEPKTPEADASVDADTVNDATAFLETFFKLYPTATEKELAYYVSGNVLEPIGRDYLYSELVTPIFTKDGDNVKVKVAVKFLDNQTKATQVSQFELVLHKDNNWKIVG, encoded by the coding sequence ATGTTTAAGAAGAATAAGAAACAGACAGAAACTATCAAAGAAAAAAAGGTGCGTACTGTCAAGGTAGGCACACATCAGAAAACCGTGATTGCGTTGTGGGTGGTGCTTATCGCAAGCGTGAGCTTTGGAGTATATAAGAACTTTACCGCTATCGACCAGCACACGACCCATGAAAAAGAAATCATTGAACTTCGTTTGCAGGACACCAGCGGGATTGAAAATTTCGTGAAGAACTTTGCAAAGTCCTACTACACATGGAATAACAGCAAAGAAGCGATTGAAGCAAGGACGCAGGCAATCAGCGGTTATCTGACAGAGGAATTACAGGACTTGAATGTGGATACCATTAGAACCGACATACCGACTAGTTCCACGGTAACAGATGTGATTGTATGGAATATCGAACAGTCGGGAACGGACACTTTTTCTGCTACCTACGAAGTAGATCAGCAGATAAAAGAGGGAGAACAGACAACAGCGGTCAAGGCAACCTATACCGTAAAAGTCCATGTAGACGCTGACGGGGATATGGTAATCATTCAGAACCCTACCCTTGCACCAGCAATCAAAAAATCAGACTATGAGCCAAAGACACCAGAAGCAGACGCAAGTGTAGACGCTGATACCGTCAACGACGCTACCGCATTTCTGGAAACATTCTTTAAGCTGTACCCGACAGCCACAGAAAAAGAGCTTGCCTATTATGTATCGGGAAATGTGCTTGAACCTATCGGCAGGGACTACCTTTATTCTGAATTGGTAACCCCTATCTTTACAAAGGACGGGGACAATGTAAAAGTCAAGGTAGCAGTAAAATTCCTTGATAATCAGACAAAGGCAACGCAGGTATCGCAGTTTGAGCTAGTGCTACATAAAGATAATAACTGGAAGATTGTAGGATAA
- a CDS encoding ATP-binding cassette domain-containing protein, whose protein sequence is MSILSFIDLSYSYNQKKTVFKGLNAELELGKIYAILGSSGCGKTTLLSLLGGLDSPTKGKIFFNGEDITEKGLAYHRRNHVSFIFQSYNLIDYLTPKENVELTSKLPPIPILEKMGLTKEEAKRNVLQLSGGQQQRVAIARALATEAPVILADEPTGNLDEDTAMAIMDILEENVHQMNKCAVIVTHSNEIAKRADVIFRLKRGELKIDK, encoded by the coding sequence ATGAGCATACTATCATTTATAGACTTATCTTATAGTTACAATCAAAAGAAAACGGTGTTTAAGGGTCTGAACGCGGAATTAGAACTTGGAAAGATTTATGCAATCCTTGGTTCATCTGGCTGTGGAAAAACAACACTTCTCTCATTGCTTGGCGGATTGGACAGTCCAACAAAAGGAAAAATATTTTTTAATGGAGAAGATATTACTGAAAAAGGACTTGCTTATCACAGACGTAATCATGTATCTTTTATCTTTCAGTCTTATAATTTAATTGATTATCTGACACCGAAAGAAAATGTAGAATTGACAAGTAAGTTGCCCCCAATTCCAATTTTAGAAAAAATGGGGCTGACAAAAGAAGAAGCAAAAAGAAATGTGCTACAACTTTCTGGCGGACAGCAACAGCGTGTAGCGATTGCTCGTGCATTGGCAACAGAAGCACCTGTCATTCTTGCTGATGAGCCGACAGGAAATCTTGACGAAGATACAGCAATGGCAATTATGGATATATTGGAAGAAAACGTACATCAGATGAACAAATGTGCTGTAATTGTTACTCATTCAAATGAGATTGCAAAAAGAGCTGATGTCATATTTCGTCTAAAACGTGGAGAGTTAAAAATTGACAAGTAA
- a CDS encoding ABC transporter permease, with protein sequence MNFFKRAIKYSARQKLRSLLLFLTFTLLSTTILIALSSEKAVQQGTKQIKETVGASVRMEIDMNNQNNFGPAEDLGNGASGYTYNGDRITEKIINSIAELPNVVSYNAKIEDAYWGLPENFEPIPGMVNAPGLSIPYTAILDSSLDVKFLNGSYKLEEGRHINPNDSCTALISKELADRNNLSVGDKITFQEFETGKTECTFTIVGIYSGTEGTTKQAITPDGIPANCGYIDMEGLKKFYSRGNEKLEGYDNLDIYTHSPEEAKELMETIKDLPEVKGKTFTFDVNTEDFDMVSTPLSSFGSMVDTAVLTITVIGMLIIVLFLVLWTRSRNKEIAILLAVGRSKVEIIAQFLVENILIGILSIFASTALSFGLANQIGSFIISKAGENISNLNIQIATSDMIKVFGIGFILICLAVIIASYTIIRLRPKDILTKME encoded by the coding sequence ATGAATTTTTTCAAACGAGCTATAAAATATAGTGCCAGACAGAAGTTACGAAGTCTATTGCTATTTTTGACATTTACTCTGCTATCTACAACTATTTTAATTGCACTTTCCAGCGAAAAAGCAGTCCAGCAAGGAACAAAGCAGATAAAGGAAACAGTAGGTGCTTCCGTTCGTATGGAAATTGATATGAATAATCAAAATAATTTTGGTCCAGCCGAGGATTTGGGAAATGGTGCTTCTGGCTATACCTATAATGGTGATAGAATTACAGAAAAAATAATTAACTCTATTGCAGAACTTCCAAATGTCGTAAGTTATAATGCTAAAATAGAAGATGCGTATTGGGGACTTCCTGAAAATTTTGAACCAATCCCAGGCATGGTCAATGCACCAGGGTTGTCAATTCCTTATACTGCAATATTGGATTCTTCATTAGATGTAAAATTTCTAAATGGTTCATACAAACTAGAAGAAGGACGGCATATTAACCCCAATGATTCCTGTACTGCTTTAATTTCTAAAGAACTGGCAGATAGAAATAATCTATCTGTAGGAGATAAAATTACTTTTCAAGAGTTTGAAACGGGAAAAACTGAATGTACCTTTACCATTGTAGGAATTTATAGCGGTACAGAGGGAACAACAAAGCAGGCTATCACACCAGATGGTATTCCTGCGAACTGTGGCTATATTGATATGGAAGGACTTAAAAAGTTTTATAGCAGAGGAAATGAAAAATTAGAAGGATATGACAATCTTGATATTTATACACATTCTCCAGAGGAAGCCAAAGAACTTATGGAAACCATCAAGGATCTTCCAGAAGTGAAAGGAAAAACCTTTACTTTTGATGTTAATACAGAGGATTTTGATATGGTATCTACTCCACTTTCCTCTTTTGGAAGTATGGTTGATACAGCGGTATTGACAATAACAGTCATCGGTATGCTTATTATTGTATTGTTCCTTGTTTTATGGACAAGAAGTCGTAATAAGGAAATTGCTATTTTACTTGCAGTTGGTCGAAGTAAAGTGGAGATTATCGCACAGTTCCTAGTAGAAAATATATTGATTGGAATATTATCCATCTTTGCGTCAACGGCATTATCTTTTGGACTTGCCAATCAGATTGGTTCATTCATTATCAGTAAAGCGGGAGAAAATATCTCTAATCTGAATATTCAGATTGCTACATCAGATATGATTAAAGTATTTGGAATTGGTTTCATATTGATATGTCTTGCGGTCATAATTGCTTCTTATACAATCATTCGTTTACGACCAAAAGATATTTTAACAAAAATGGAATAG
- a CDS encoding helix-turn-helix domain-containing protein — MELDYKAIGKRIKIARIKKNLTQEAIADKIGITPQHVSNIETGNASVSLTTLVAIANTLTVSVNDLLCDTVLISKAVFEKEAKELFEDCNEYEIRVLVDVLKATKQSLRTVKLFEDKIEDNR; from the coding sequence ATGGAGCTTGATTATAAGGCAATCGGGAAAAGAATAAAAATCGCTCGTATCAAGAAAAATCTTACCCAAGAAGCCATTGCTGACAAAATCGGTATCACTCCGCAACACGTCAGCAATATTGAAACTGGAAATGCTTCGGTCAGTCTAACAACCCTAGTAGCGATTGCAAACACATTAACTGTTTCTGTAAATGATTTATTATGCGATACGGTCTTGATTTCAAAAGCCGTATTTGAAAAAGAAGCAAAAGAATTGTTTGAGGATTGCAATGAGTATGAAATCCGTGTACTGGTTGATGTATTGAAAGCAACAAAGCAGTCTTTACGGACAGTTAAATTATTTGAAGATAAGATAGAAGATAACAGATAA
- a CDS encoding winged helix-turn-helix domain-containing protein, translated as MTSKEFDLLYFLYLHKGQVFTKEQLYENVWGFEDMPKDTSNLPSFIRKLRKKIEPDPDNPIYIITVWGVGYKFSEEKP; from the coding sequence TTGACTTCAAAAGAATTTGATTTATTATACTTCCTTTATTTACATAAAGGACAGGTATTTACCAAAGAACAGCTTTACGAGAATGTATGGGGATTTGAAGATATGCCAAAAGATACTAGTAATCTTCCCTCGTTCATTCGTAAATTGCGAAAAAAGATAGAACCCGACCCAGACAATCCGATATACATTATCACTGTCTGGGGTGTGGGCTATAAATTCAGTGAAGAAAAACCGTAA
- a CDS encoding LysR family transcriptional regulator — MESLELRIFREVAYTKSISKTAENMGYVQSNITAHIKKLEGELNTTLFIRHSKGVTLTKDGEKLLYQAEKIISLLDKTLQSFQNNPKTLKIGTTQTIAGYLLPKCIIEYQKQFPNVSLSVSTLNQDDLDHSLYNGLLDCIITNSTHNITQGKQVLEFQENLMLATPCSCNSINDIFAYPIIINNIKSCPYREALLDWWNLHQSKSPMIIELDTVEAILNTVTMGGGISLLPKYILADKQNINSFYIEDLQYTSIHMWIAMNKLTSEYFTLKDILKKQFKIDNN; from the coding sequence ATGGAAAGTCTGGAACTTAGAATATTTAGAGAAGTTGCTTATACAAAATCAATATCGAAAACTGCGGAAAATATGGGGTATGTTCAATCTAATATAACTGCACATATCAAAAAACTGGAAGGTGAATTAAACACGACACTATTCATTCGCCATAGCAAAGGCGTAACCCTCACAAAAGATGGAGAAAAATTACTGTATCAAGCAGAAAAGATAATCTCTTTACTCGATAAGACCTTACAATCTTTTCAGAACAATCCTAAAACTTTAAAAATTGGCACAACGCAGACAATAGCTGGTTATTTATTGCCCAAATGTATCATTGAATATCAAAAACAGTTTCCAAATGTGTCATTGTCAGTTTCCACACTAAATCAAGACGACTTAGACCATAGCCTATATAATGGACTATTAGATTGTATAATCACTAACAGTACCCACAATATTACACAAGGTAAGCAGGTTTTGGAATTTCAAGAAAATTTAATGCTGGCAACTCCATGCTCCTGCAATTCCATAAATGATATCTTTGCATATCCAATTATCATAAATAATATCAAGTCCTGCCCCTACAGAGAAGCCCTTTTGGATTGGTGGAACTTACATCAATCGAAATCACCAATGATAATTGAATTAGATACTGTAGAAGCAATTCTTAATACCGTTACTATGGGCGGTGGAATATCATTATTACCAAAATATATTTTAGCAGATAAACAAAATATCAATAGCTTCTATATTGAAGATTTGCAATATACATCAATTCACATGTGGATTGCTATGAATAAGCTTACATCAGAATATTTTACTTTAAAGGACATTCTAAAAAAACAATTTAAAATAGATAACAACTAA
- a CDS encoding winged helix-turn-helix domain-containing protein — translation MTSKEFDLLYFLYLHKGQVFTKEQLYENVWGFEDMPKDTSNLPSFIRKLRKKIEPDPDNPIYIITVWGVGYKFNEEKP, via the coding sequence TTGACTTCAAAAGAATTTGATTTATTATACTTCCTTTATTTACATAAAGGACAGGTATTTACCAAAGAACAGCTTTACGAGAATGTATGGGGATTTGAAGATATGCCAAAAGATACTAGTAATCTTCCCTCGTTCATTCGTAAATTGCGAAAAAAGATAGAACCCGACCCAGACAATCCGATATACATTATCACTGTCTGGGGCGTAGGTTATAAATTCAACGAAGAAAAACCGTAA
- a CDS encoding bifunctional lytic transglycosylase/C40 family peptidase, which translates to MKLKHIAIIGSLFPILFSVVLFFGVLISADSDDENSNFSSGITGMNLSAEVLKHQPMVEKYARENGISEYVNVLLAIIQVESGGTAEDVMQSSESLGLPPNSLDTESSIKQGCKYFASLLSSCKNQGIDDLNVAIQSYNYGGGYVGYVAGKGKKHTFNLAESFAREKSGGKKITYTNPIAVAKNGGWRYGYGNMFYVELVNQYLTVPQVSGELAQKVMNEALKYQGWKYVYGGSNPNTSFDCSGLTQWCYGKAGISLPRTAQAQYDATQHLPLSQAKAGDLVFFHSTYNAGTYVTHVAIYVGNNQMYHAGDPIGYTDLSSSYWQQHLIGVGRVKQ; encoded by the coding sequence ATGAAACTGAAACATATCGCTATCATTGGCAGTCTGTTTCCTATCCTCTTTTCCGTAGTTCTTTTCTTTGGTGTCTTGATTAGTGCGGACAGCGACGACGAGAACAGCAACTTTTCTTCTGGCATTACGGGTATGAACCTATCCGCAGAAGTTTTGAAACATCAGCCTATGGTGGAAAAATACGCCAGAGAAAACGGTATCTCCGAGTATGTCAATGTACTGCTTGCTATCATTCAAGTAGAAAGTGGCGGTACGGCAGAAGATGTTATGCAGAGTTCGGAAAGTCTTGGTTTACCACCTAACTCTTTAGATACAGAAAGTTCAATCAAGCAGGGGTGTAAGTATTTTGCGTCCCTGCTTTCTTCCTGCAAAAATCAAGGTATCGACGATTTGAATGTAGCGATACAGTCCTATAACTATGGCGGTGGCTATGTGGGATATGTGGCAGGAAAAGGAAAGAAACACACTTTTAATCTTGCAGAGAGCTTCGCTCGTGAGAAATCGGGTGGAAAGAAAATAACCTACACCAACCCGATAGCCGTTGCGAAGAACGGGGGCTGGCGGTATGGCTATGGAAATATGTTCTATGTCGAATTAGTCAATCAGTATTTGACTGTTCCGCAGGTATCGGGAGAACTGGCACAAAAGGTAATGAATGAAGCGTTGAAATATCAAGGCTGGAAGTATGTATATGGCGGTAGCAATCCAAACACTTCCTTTGACTGTTCGGGACTTACGCAATGGTGCTATGGAAAAGCTGGTATCTCCTTACCGAGAACGGCACAAGCACAGTATGACGCAACCCAACATCTTCCACTCTCGCAGGCAAAAGCAGGCGATTTGGTGTTTTTCCATTCCACCTATAACGCTGGTACTTATGTAACGCACGTTGCAATTTATGTAGGGAATAACCAGATGTACCATGCAGGCGACCCGATAGGATATACAGACCTAAGTAGTAGTTACTGGCAACAGCACTTAATCGGTGTAGGACGAGTAAAACAATAG
- a CDS encoding DUF4865 family protein: MIAMQYKISLPDNYDMNVIRQRVADNGHRTDGFQDLIFKAYLISEKRDSSKSCNEYSPLYIWQNNDGMNKFIFDGYYDNILSSFGWQKINIGIPITCCLGKDFNLSKFALEIEHEITPMKQMKAINFSLEKDDCTSKVLIYNPDKWKYVEYYFYKDRPIKKTIGKIYSILHLSQ, from the coding sequence ATGATTGCTATGCAATATAAGATTTCACTACCAGATAACTACGACATGAATGTGATTAGACAGCGAGTAGCTGATAATGGACATAGAACGGATGGCTTTCAAGATTTAATATTTAAAGCATATCTCATATCTGAAAAAAGAGATTCTTCAAAGAGTTGTAATGAGTATTCTCCACTATATATATGGCAGAATAATGATGGCATGAACAAATTCATTTTTGATGGTTACTATGATAATATTTTAAGTTCATTCGGTTGGCAAAAAATAAATATAGGTATTCCAATAACATGTTGTTTAGGAAAAGACTTTAATCTGTCAAAGTTTGCTCTTGAAATTGAACATGAAATTACACCAATGAAACAAATGAAAGCTATAAATTTTTCATTGGAGAAAGATGACTGTACAAGTAAAGTGTTAATATACAATCCAGATAAATGGAAATATGTGGAATACTATTTCTATAAAGATAGACCTATTAAAAAAACTATTGGAAAAATTTATTCAATTTTGCATTTGTCACAATAA
- a CDS encoding sensor histidine kinase, with product MKIKDSLNIKVFLWIFSALVLCCLIIYGSILFFLPRSYEMILSTHIESEIGNLSETLVNTKFEDAENVIEDFCKKNQMIVSFEENGRIYQYGDTNKVKTSTDKISSLSQEMMFADRPQSYLFTIVSLTSSNQELISALLKLLPFLLALIFSVSLLVAWICSRIIVRPITEISEISRRMANLDMTWECRINRTDEIGVLANSLNSMSHNLSNTMMELETANQHLKQDMEHIDELNKQRQYFFATASHELKTPITIIKGQVESMIMGIGRYKDTHEVLPETLKEIENMEQLVKEILSISKLEMNAINHMEFISLTDILKRVCEHLAPLATEKNIHVNNNISADIILMGNEPLLEKAVHNIINNAIRHSPNRAEMKIDLSPQSLCVINSGVNIPKEDLDKLFTPFYRVEKSHNRLTGGSGLGLYLVKIILEQHNLSFKIENINDSVCFEITLNSQNLNQN from the coding sequence GTGAAGATTAAAGATAGTCTTAACATAAAAGTTTTTTTATGGATTTTTAGTGCTTTGGTTTTATGCTGTCTGATTATTTATGGAAGCATACTGTTTTTTCTGCCTAGAAGTTACGAAATGATTTTATCTACACATATCGAATCAGAAATCGGAAACCTTTCTGAAACTCTTGTAAATACTAAATTTGAGGACGCAGAAAACGTCATTGAAGATTTTTGTAAAAAGAATCAAATGATTGTTTCTTTTGAAGAAAACGGAAGAATTTATCAATATGGCGATACGAATAAAGTGAAAACAAGCACAGATAAAATATCATCATTATCACAGGAAATGATGTTTGCTGATAGACCTCAATCGTACCTTTTTACGATTGTTTCTCTTACTTCTTCCAATCAAGAATTGATAAGTGCCTTATTGAAATTATTGCCGTTTCTTCTTGCTCTTATTTTTTCAGTTTCTCTTTTGGTTGCGTGGATATGCAGTCGTATTATTGTTAGACCTATTACAGAAATCAGCGAAATTTCCCGACGAATGGCAAATTTGGATATGACATGGGAATGTAGAATCAACCGCACTGATGAAATTGGTGTTTTGGCGAACAGTCTTAACTCCATGTCACACAATTTATCAAATACAATGATGGAATTAGAAACAGCAAACCAACATTTAAAACAGGACATGGAGCATATAGATGAATTGAATAAACAACGTCAGTATTTCTTTGCAACTGCTTCCCATGAATTGAAAACTCCTATCACTATTATCAAAGGGCAAGTGGAAAGTATGATTATGGGGATTGGAAGATACAAAGATACACATGAGGTACTTCCAGAAACATTAAAAGAAATAGAGAACATGGAACAGTTAGTAAAGGAGATACTTTCTATATCCAAACTGGAAATGAATGCAATCAATCATATGGAGTTTATCTCTCTTACAGATATTCTTAAACGTGTATGTGAACATCTTGCTCCACTTGCGACAGAAAAAAATATCCACGTTAATAATAATATTTCAGCAGATATTATACTTATGGGGAATGAACCACTTTTGGAAAAGGCAGTCCACAATATTATCAATAATGCAATAAGACATTCTCCCAACAGAGCTGAAATGAAAATAGACTTATCTCCTCAATCTCTTTGTGTTATAAACAGTGGTGTTAATATTCCAAAGGAAGATTTGGACAAGCTGTTTACGCCTTTCTATCGTGTGGAAAAATCACATAACAGATTGACTGGTGGAAGTGGACTTGGGCTATATCTTGTAAAAATTATTTTGGAACAGCATAATTTATCTTTTAAGATTGAAAATATAAATGACAGCGTTTGTTTTGAAATCACATTAAATTCGCAAAATCTAAATCAAAACTAA
- a CDS encoding ABC transporter permease — MNLEKRAFLYLTRKKGKNLLLAIVFLLISFSLLAGSSVYLGIQQISKDLRSNIGASFSIRPYEQFDMDNGQVSSKGTPTIDEQSIQRVISAVGKELKCYNTEHSGYVKGEKLTFLAGAGHNEESNMGTVKAVRDSSLCQNFLDEEYELSVGEHIKPEDKDKILISEALAKQNHLSVGDKITLTHAKLGSDKGVYTDLIKEKSAYETVEIKGIYQIKNNSDNALNPTAKKVENLLFSDSQLLINLKEQTQGIYEGEISFFIADPLRLDKMVTEIKDIASIDWKNHIINTNDFKYSKIAEQLQSMQKVVIALTIITSILGLVVLMLILTLRIRGRIQEAGILLAIGKTKQQIIGQFLLEAMILLSLGFLLSTIIFLPLADTFNSFLFDSITQATVHKNYLQPDFLHFAILFVLESLGTFVTVLVCSGAILSLKPKEILTKMS; from the coding sequence ATGAACTTAGAAAAGCGGGCTTTTCTATATCTGACCCGCAAAAAAGGAAAAAATCTATTGCTTGCTATTGTATTTCTATTGATTTCATTCTCTTTACTGGCTGGAAGTTCAGTATATCTAGGAATACAGCAAATTTCTAAAGATTTACGTTCCAATATTGGTGCATCTTTCTCTATTAGACCGTATGAACAATTTGACATGGATAATGGACAGGTTTCCAGCAAAGGAACTCCTACGATTGATGAACAGTCTATTCAGCGTGTTATTTCAGCAGTTGGGAAAGAACTGAAATGTTATAATACGGAACATTCGGGCTATGTAAAAGGAGAAAAACTTACATTCTTGGCAGGAGCAGGACACAATGAAGAAAGCAATATGGGAACTGTAAAAGCGGTTCGAGATTCCAGTTTATGTCAAAATTTTTTAGATGAGGAATACGAACTGAGCGTAGGCGAGCATATCAAACCAGAAGATAAGGATAAAATACTTATTAGTGAAGCTCTTGCAAAGCAGAATCATCTTTCTGTCGGAGATAAGATTACCCTTACCCATGCAAAATTAGGTTCAGATAAAGGTGTTTATACAGACCTAATAAAAGAAAAAAGTGCTTATGAAACGGTGGAGATAAAAGGCATTTATCAAATAAAAAACAATTCCGATAATGCCTTAAATCCAACAGCAAAAAAGGTAGAAAATCTTCTTTTCTCAGATAGTCAACTGCTTATAAATCTGAAAGAGCAGACACAAGGTATCTATGAGGGAGAAATTTCTTTTTTCATTGCTGACCCACTACGCCTTGATAAAATGGTAACAGAAATTAAAGATATTGCTTCGATTGACTGGAAAAATCATATCATCAATACGAACGACTTCAAGTATTCCAAAATTGCAGAACAGCTACAAAGTATGCAAAAAGTCGTTATAGCATTGACTATAATTACTTCGATATTAGGACTTGTGGTACTCATGCTGATACTGACATTGAGGATTCGTGGAAGAATACAGGAAGCTGGTATTCTTCTTGCGATAGGAAAAACAAAACAGCAGATTATCGGGCAATTTCTATTGGAAGCAATGATTTTACTGTCGCTTGGATTTTTGCTTTCAACTATTATCTTTCTTCCACTTGCGGATACATTTAATTCATTCCTATTTGATTCGATAACACAGGCAACTGTTCATAAGAATTACTTGCAACCAGATTTTCTGCACTTTGCTATATTGTTTGTTTTAGAAAGTCTAGGCACTTTTGTGACGGTTCTTGTATGCAGTGGAGCCATCTTGTCATTGAAGCCAAAAGAGATTTTAACAAAAATGAGCTAG
- a CDS encoding response regulator transcription factor, with protein sequence MIDNILIIEDEKAIQSVLYELLTEAGYRVTLANDGLEGLSQFEKQYFSLILLDIMMPKIDGYAVCEIIRKNSDIPIIMLTAMDEEEAQVKAFELQADDYITKPFSLKLVLMRIEAVLRRTKEKVENHNIFISHGIKLDTNRHTVEVNGKEINLTQLEFDILEVFMKHRNQVLTRDNLINQVWGYDFTGDEKAVNIHVMNLRRKLDIDCIQTVRGVGYKFESED encoded by the coding sequence ATGATTGATAATATATTGATAATCGAAGATGAAAAAGCCATTCAGTCTGTTCTATATGAATTACTGACAGAAGCTGGATATAGAGTTACTTTAGCAAATGACGGCTTGGAGGGTCTTTCACAATTTGAAAAACAGTATTTCTCACTGATACTGCTGGATATTATGATGCCGAAAATCGACGGGTATGCGGTATGTGAGATAATACGCAAAAATTCAGATATTCCAATTATCATGCTCACAGCTATGGACGAAGAAGAAGCACAGGTTAAAGCATTTGAATTACAGGCTGACGACTATATTACAAAACCATTTTCTTTAAAACTGGTTTTAATGAGAATAGAAGCTGTACTTCGACGCACTAAAGAAAAAGTAGAAAATCACAACATTTTTATTTCTCATGGTATCAAGCTGGATACAAATAGACATACCGTTGAAGTAAATGGGAAAGAAATAAATCTTACACAGTTGGAATTTGATATATTGGAAGTATTTATGAAACATAGAAATCAAGTGTTGACCAGAGATAACCTCATCAATCAAGTATGGGGATATGATTTTACAGGAGATGAAAAGGCTGTCAATATCCACGTCATGAATCTTCGACGCAAGCTGGATATTGACTGTATTCAAACGGTACGAGGGGTGGGATATAAATTTGAAAGTGAAGATTAA